In Dysidea avara chromosome 3, odDysAvar1.4, whole genome shotgun sequence, a single window of DNA contains:
- the LOC136249526 gene encoding tripartite motif-containing protein 2-like, whose amino-acid sequence MDVKNIAKETDDKIEEMIKKLTEAHDNIEGMMKKIQEQGDEVNEEIDQHYDELVEKLMKQKNQIKQQVNDIVTQKKKALTVQLDSVEQVQVEMEGLKMKNDSLEKASDNESYLKHKQYVTNWLQKIECAHEKATQQPVEINNITFKPSKSGFPEFCHLCIGSILVEPGHELLIPKYVCVNKETTATLLTQGLGNPMYKGNKQVSVHLETSMGEVTTAQVQDNSDGSYTASFVGKQVGNARLKVSVDGKQIKGSPYSLVVCRNYESLNMPNNIIEGAKILGQPQGIAFGWCGMYAVADQMYRKVCLFDCQNQLVRKIDKDVNYNVMLIACNRVAFDADNCLYVTGSSAVKKFDIHGNCLLQFGGSDSGDGQLMSSQGITTHNGRVYVADPSNKHIAVFKCNGQFCMSIGSGQLSYPYDVTVNVKSQLLVADYSKHCVVIFNLDGHFIGTFGTESTYTPNIYNPNSIATDTNGFTFVTDRHYRVVVFDQCGNFIHSFTGSCGPNYDSSMTYGYVYTVAVSPDGTVFVTDRDAKTIQIFSDY is encoded by the coding sequence ATGGATGTCAAAAATATAGCAAAAGAAACTGACGATAAAATCGAAGAAATGATCAAGAAACTAACTGAAGCTCATGACAACATAGAGGGTATGATGAAGAAGATACAAGAACAAGGTGATGAAGTGAATGAGGAAATTGATCAACATTATGATGAACTGGTTGAGAAGTTAATGAAACAAAAAAATCAAATAAAACAACAAGTTAATGACATAGTGACACAAAAAAAGAAGGCACTTACAGTACAGCTGGATTCAGTAGAGCAAGTACAAGTGGAAATGGAAGGTCTTAAAATGAAAAATGATTCCCTAGAGAAGGCTTCAGATAATGAGTCATACCTAAAGCATAAGCAATATGTTACCAACTGGTTGCAGAAAATAGAGTGCGCTCATGAGAAAGCAACTCAACAGCCTGTGGAGATTAACAACATTACATTTAAACCTTCCAAGTCTGGTTTTCCTGAATTTTGTCATCTATGTATAGGTTCGATTTTAGTTGAACCAGGTCATGAATTGCTCATTCCAAAATACGTTTGTGTAAACAAAGAAACTACAGCTACACTTCTCACTCAAGGCTTAGGAAACCCTATGTACAAAGGAAATAAGCAGGTTTCTGTGCATCTAGAAACTAGTATGGGAGAAGTGACAACTGCTCAAGTTCAGGACAACAGTGATGGTAGCTATACTGCTTCATTTGTTGGTAAACAAGTTGGAAATGCAAGGTTAAAGGTGTCTGTTGATGGGAAGCAAATTAAGGGTAGCCCGTACAGCCTTGTTGTATGTAGGAATTATGAATCCTTAAACATGCCTAATAACATTATAGAAGGTGCCAAGATCTTGGGTCAGCCTCAAGGTATTGCATTTGGTTGGTGTGGCATGTATGCAGTAGCTGACCAGATGTATCGTAAGGTGTGCTTATTTGATTGCCAGAATCAGCTAGTCAGAAAGATAGATAAAGACGTCAACTATAATGTTATGTTGATTGCTTGCAATAGAGTTGCATTTGATGCTGATAATTGCTTGTACGTGACCGGTAGTAGTGCTGTAAAAAAGTTTGATATTCATGGCAACTGCTTACTACAATTTGGAGGCTCTGATTCAGGTGATGGTCAGCTAATGTCTTCACAAGGTATCACAACTCACAATGGTAGGGTATATGTTGCTGATCCTAGTAACAAACATATAGCAGTGTTCAAGTGCAATGGCCAGTTTTGTATGTCCATTGGCTCTGGTCAGTTATCTTATCCCTATGATGTGACAGTTAATGTCAAAAGCCAGTTGCTTGTTGCTGACTATAGTAAACATTGTGTAGTCATTTTCAATCTTGATGGACATTTTATTGGTACATTTGGTACTGAATCTACTTACACACCTAACATATACAATCCTAACAGCATTGCTACTGACACGAATGGCTTCACCTTTGTAACAGATAGACATTATCGCGTTGTTGTCTTTGATCAGTGTGGAAACTTCATCCACTCCTTTACTGGATCTTGTGGTCCTAACTATGATAGCAGCATGACTTACGGCTATGTTTACACTGTAGCTGTCAGTCCTGATGGAACCGTATTTGTTACTGACCGTGATGCCAAAACAATTCAAATATTCTCTGACTATTGA